Part of the Candidatus Moraniibacteriota bacterium genome is shown below.
AACAACAATACTGCCGCCATACATGCCCATTGAACAGGAGAATGGTATCGTTCCAGCTTCTGTCGGCGTAAACTCAATCACATTTTCTCCCGACTGGAGATTCTTCTGCACATTCATTTTCGGAATAATGAGCGAACTTGCACAGGAATACGGATTCGTCGATGTCATAATAATCTTGACCGGACGACCTCGCTCCACAGTAATCGTCTGCGGATGATATCCATATCCGTCCTGCGTCATGCGCACAATCTGAACACCGCTTCGAGAAGCTGACGAGCTCACAGACATGCGCGGCTCCTCCACATCAGACGATTGTCCAGGAGAAGATGAGATAGGCACGCTCCGCCACCCAGCAAGAGTCAATCCATTCGAGATATTGAAAAACGCAAAGAACAGAACGGCAATACCAGCAAATTTGAAGAATCGCTGTGCGAATATTCCCTTCACAGCCGAAGCGAGTCCACCAATACCGAGAAGTCCTGGAGCTGTCCCAAGTGCAAACAGTCCCAAGATAAACGCTCCACTCACAAAGGATCCGCTTCCAATCGCAAGCAGCTGCATCGACTGGGTAAACCCACAGGGCAAGAAAAACGTGAGTGCCCCAAGCATTGCCGCATTCCGATGACTATACTCACGGCTCTTATGATCAATACCCAGTCGTCGACTGATACTTTTCGGAAGCGTGAGACTCACCCCTTCAAGTCTCGGAAAAATACCGACAAGTTTAAGTCCCAATAAGAGCATCACAACACCGATAAAAATAGTCAAGAGACCAAGTGGCGTTCCCGAAATACTGAGAAATGATCCCATCATACCAAGCAAACCACCGAGCGCCGCATATGAAACAATGCGCCCGACATTAAAGAAAAGATGCGGACGAAATTTCTGAAGCGCGGTTGCCTCGGGATGTTTCTCCGCATGACGCGCCGAAATACCCAGGATGAGCCCACCGACAAGCGCCATACATGTCGAGAGTCCTGCAGTAAGTCCGACCAAGAAAATAACGAATGGCGCCGTAGACCCTACAGAAGCCTCGGGAACAAATGAGATGCCCGTCAAACCCAAATCACGAATCACTATCCACAACATAAGGAGAACGAGCGCGGCAATTCCCAAATCTTTGTAGTCGGAAACATTTCTACTCAGGAAAGGCAACTTCCCCGTAACGCCCACTTCATAACCGGCATCGCGAATTGCCATTTCAATTTCTTTGCGGTTCGGCTTTTGAGAATCGTAGAAAATATCAGCCGTTCCTTTTTTGTACTTCACGTCCGCTTTTACGACTTCCGGAATCTCCTTCAATTTTTCCTCAATCAGAATCTCACACGATCGACAATGCATGCCGGCAATAGGAATCGTGATTATCTGTTTATTTTTTACAATGATTGATTTCATAGAGAAAAGAAATATTTGAATGAAAAAATTTTCACATAACACAAAAACCTCAAAGCACTTTGACAGAAAAACCCGTCAAACATTCTTCGAGGCACACGAAAACTACTGTGCAATCTTGGCATGAAGCACGCCTGTGTAAAAGGCGCGAAAAAGAGAACCAGAGAGAAGTATTCTCTCATCAAAATATTCGGGAGGATGAAATATCTCTCGCCGAAAATCAAAAATCCGAAGAACTGGAGCGTACCACAACCTGGACACAAAAACCGCAAAGAGTATTGCAGAAAGAAAAACGAGCAATACAGGCAGAGACGATGAAAGAAACGCCCGCCACGATGCCACATGGTCAAACACGTTCATACATCCCGCACTCCCCGATTCATACAATGACTGTTCACGAAGAGAAGAGGATGAAGCACAAGAATCGTCACCCATAGCAAAAGACATCTCTCCGCCCGCACACACGCACGGCAGAGCAACCGAGAAAAAAACAAACGCAATGATAAGCAAAAGAGAACGACACATGTTTTTATGGTACCGCACAGAAGAAAAACATACAATAAGATTTGCACATCAAAAAGAAATAGTATAAAATTTACACAGATGAAAAAGAAAAACAAAAAGTGACTCTCCCTCAGTCTTTTGAAGCACTTCGAAAGAAAAAGAAGGTTGCGAGAGCGCGCATAACACATGACAACCGATATTACAACAGAACAATCCGAAAACGACGCCACAAGCGAAGATCGGGGACAAAAGATTCAATCGCTTCGCGAGATGATCGCAACTGCCGAGCGTACCATGCAAAGTGCCAAGGCGATGCTTCTGCAACTCGAAGGCAAGAAGCGCGTCGGTCGCCCCCGAAAGGTCGAGGAAATCGAAGACGGCACAGTCGTCCAAGGAACCTTCGACGGACAAATCATGCAGGGGTCAGACGGGAAACAATATCCCGTTCCCGCCAACTACGCCTCAAAGTCAAAGCTCGTTGAGGGTGACGTGCTCAAGCTCACGATCACGCCAGACGGCTCCTTCATCTACAAACAAATTGGTCCCGCCGAACGCCGTCATGCTATTGGTGTCGTCATCCAAGATGAGCGTGGCAATTTCATGGTCATGGCAGATGGTCGCCCCTACCGCGTCCTTCTCGCTTCCATCACCTTCTTCAAGGCAAATCCCGGAGACGAAGTCGCCATTGTCTTTCCACGAAGCGAGGGGGGCACATGGGCGTCCATAGAAAACGTCTTGCAGAAAGGTGCACTCCGCGACAATATAGATGGTGCTCAAGATATCTTCCCGAGCACTGCTGCACCAGCATCGTATACAAAAGAAGAGAACAACACCGCTCTCCCAGAACCCCCAAAGGATGATATTTTGAGCGAATGGGAAAAGGA
Proteins encoded:
- a CDS encoding sulfite exporter TauE/SafE family protein produces the protein MKSIIVKNKQIITIPIAGMHCRSCEILIEEKLKEIPEVVKADVKYKKGTADIFYDSQKPNRKEIEMAIRDAGYEVGVTGKLPFLSRNVSDYKDLGIAALVLLMLWIVIRDLGLTGISFVPEASVGSTAPFVIFLVGLTAGLSTCMALVGGLILGISARHAEKHPEATALQKFRPHLFFNVGRIVSYAALGGLLGMMGSFLSISGTPLGLLTIFIGVVMLLLGLKLVGIFPRLEGVSLTLPKSISRRLGIDHKSREYSHRNAAMLGALTFFLPCGFTQSMQLLAIGSGSFVSGAFILGLFALGTAPGLLGIGGLASAVKGIFAQRFFKFAGIAVLFFAFFNISNGLTLAGWRSVPISSSPGQSSDVEEPRMSVSSSASRSGVQIVRMTQDGYGYHPQTITVERGRPVKIIMTSTNPYSCASSLIIPKMNVQKNLQSGENVIEFTPTEAGTIPFSCSMGMYGGSIVVK